AGTTGAAGCATCTCAGAACACTGCACGGCTCAGGTTATAAATATTTCCACTATTACATGTGTTCCATAATGTACCGTTCTTCATCAAGTCTCTTTGAGTTGGGAATAGTTTCATCCACttcctttattttattattcattaactATTCATTTTGATACATAAGTGAATTTTGTCGTGTTTATTGACCTGCCTCATGTTTATGAATGTCAACAAATCCCTTATTTGAATTAAAACCCTTCTTTGGCAATTCTAATGTCCATCCTTCTCATCCTTGtaagttttttcttttatttaaaatatttcaatggATTTTCGCAtgtgttaaaaataacatttttccaCCGTTTCAACTCAGAAGTAAATCAGAATAAATGAGGAGCAGTCACACTGAAATGTATGACTTTATTTGTTTCCTGTTCAATGCTATACacaattttgttctttttttttgttcacagctgcagcaaaatattttttggggtctaATGTAAGTAACAGCTCCAATAAAAGGAAAACATCACAATTccacataaaaataatatagaAAATAGATCATTCCTACTAGGGGGTGCATGACGAAGTaactaaacacaaacaaaacaaacaaaccaacaaacacAAGGGTATGCTTATTAATTGCCACACTCCCACTTACAACACTGAGGATTCAACTGGCTCACAGTATGTATATTCACAGTGCTTCAACAGTGAAGCAAATTCTGAATTAAAGTCACAGCATGAAAATAAATCGGTAAAAATAAACTGCTTCGCTgctaattttaaatttttgggaggtggcaagaaaaaaaaaaaaaaaaagagccttttttttttttaaaaccacaaaATGTTTCTAAAGCTCCAATCCTCATACAAAGTAGCACAAAAAAAGATCCCACATACAGACTGCTGTGTTTTCACTCAAATTTAGTAGGATTTTACACAACATGCTGCAATTATTTTGCGGTAACTTCTATGTAACTGTTTGTCTGCCTTAACCACTTGAGCAATTTGGAAGTTGGGATAGGTTTTTTTCCCGCTTCTTGTTCAAATCATATGCCCCTACTATTGCACAAACTGCCATTTGCGACATCAACGAATCTCACAGGAGTTTATCTCCACCAGCTTTAACCTCTTCCATGCCAAAAGAAAGGACAAGCCTCAACAAGAGTTAAAAAGTAGAACAAAGGATTGTTCGAAGCATGAGTGAAGATGTAGAGCTGGAAAATATGATCAAGTTCAGGCAGCGGGGTCAACAGCTAACATTAGCTAAAAGTGCTAGCGGCGGCTGATTGACTGGCTAAGAACTGTACGTtgtacaaaaatattgttttattttaaatgttccatGTCTTACCAAACAAACCTTTCTGGTATTTGGTTTGTTATATTGGCCCAATAATGCCTCATTAAACATGAATATAGGAATTAAAACGCCCATGCATTACTGAGTTCTAGACATTTTTCTGTTCAGAgtccaaaaaaaatatcacgTCATTCAATCGTATTCAAACTTGAGCTTATCGACATCGTTACCTTAATGCTCCCGGGCCAGCACTCTCACAAGTGTGTCTTCTACACAGAGGCAACGAAGCAAGGGAAAGGTCTTCGCCAAAGATGGACAAAAGGGATATAAAACTGGGTCGAAATGAAGTAGTAGTAGTCTGGATACTTCGATACTAAGTCCTTGTCAGAGAGTCACTTTATGAAGGTCTTAATACCCAAAATATGGGACCCTCGGCCCTTGCAATCAGCTTTCCTGCTTCGGGCCAGCAACGCACCCAATTGCTGCTCGGCCTGTGACTTTGTACACGTTACCTTCCCTGATATATTGAACAAAACATCCATTCTCACGATAAGCATCCCATTGGCTTTTGGCTCCATATCTGCAGCACTAAAGACATCCGGAACACAAACCGTCTATTCTCTTAATTTTGTAACATCTTCTTGGCTCCAATGCTTCCTTCCAGTACATGTATGTGGATAATACATTCAGCCTCTATGTGCTCCTTTGTCAAGCTAATCTTCACAGGCACTTCACAATCAGTGTTGCTGGCAGATGTAACTTAAACTAAATTATCAATGAGACTGTTCCTTTAGCCAATCAGATTTAAAATTCCTCTTGCAGGTCCAACAAGATATGAGTCAGTATTTCTCCActctctgattggttggaaaGAGCAAACACACAATGTCCGGttaatatcatccatccatctatctatccatcatcTTCCGCTTTTCAAGGCTTGGGTCGCAGGTGCAgcacccagacttccttttctccggccacaTTGTCCAGCTCTTCTGTGGGATACCGAGGCGTTCACAAGCCAAGTGGGAGACATCAACTCTCCAGCCTGTCCTGGGGTCATTCCCGGACCTGCCTCCTGGTGGGACACTTACCTAGAACACCTCACAAGTGAGGCATCCAGAGGCGTAACCTaaccatctggctcctctcgatgcggaagAGCAGCTGCTCAACTTTGAGCCTCTCACAGATGACCAAGCATCTCCTCCTTAGTCATTATCATGTTGTCATCTTATATAAATAAGATCCCGAACTCCTTTAGGTGATGTGGCAGAGTTGTGTGCTAcgaaattgcattttaaaaaaaagtacttatGGTTTCAATAACTGCAGTATGATTGTGGTAGTATTAAAAGGTGAATTAAGTTGGTTAAGTCCCTACTGAAGGCCCAGGTTGCACAGCACCTCAATGATTTTTAATGCTGGGCTTCATGTGCATTTAACCacaatgaagacattttttgttcaatttcctaCTAAATTCTCATGAGTGCACATTTGCCTGACACACATTCAACCATaacataacactttttttttctttgccattcTGACTGAATGAGCTCGGTTTTATAtttcaaagacaaaataatgCCGTTTGCCATTATTTACATGCTGGCTTAGTGTCGGGAAAAGAAcattaatacaaataaatacgtGGTTCCATGTGTAGGGACAGGGTCGCCAGTGTTTGCTACTTCATTGGATTGTGCAATGTGTGCTTGAGCTTATACAATTGAGTTTAAATATATAACTACTGCTGAAATCTACCGTGACGTGGTGGCGCTCGCCTTCCGATGCCGCCCATGTGAGTCCTTCAAGCGTAACTGTTGGTAGTGACCAGCAGCTCATACGCCGGGTCGTGACTCCGCCTACAGAGCACCACACAAGCGCACAGCATGCCCAGCATCTGGAGACACACAGTGCAGATTTGTACAACTTTGcggtaaacagtatttgtagagtaaaacaaaaaggtaaacaaacccaaaaactaCTCTTGCAGCCACAAAATAATGATTCAAAGCACAGTAAAACCACAGTAtaagaaattaattttaatttaatttaccataattcccaacctacagagcgcacttggttataagcctcacccagtacatttgtaaaggaaataccatttggtacatacatacgccgcagctgtgtaaaagctgcaagtgcccacattgaaacccacattcaaacaagatatttagaaagatggtacacagagatttgaatgctaacgctaacactaatgctagcgccgcgctaacaggaccggttaaaaaaaaacataccgataaaaatcactgagacacagcagtaacatgctagcgcagcgctaacagggccggaccggtaaaagtcccttccttggcacatatattccaccggtctcactcttaccttttccgcacgagtaccccttgcagccgttagaaaaaatgcacaaattagccgcatgacttcaactgcagggttgaaagcatgtgaaaaaagttgcggcttataggctggaaattatggtaaattaaTTAGTATTTAATTGataaattagtttaaaaaaaaaagtcaaatttttccaattttaatgtcataatttcaAAAGAATCAAGTtgcaataaaatgagaaaacctACTTTATGAGAATATATAATATAGAATATAATTTAAGAAAGGAAAAGTCTTAATTCGTTTCAATGACGATTGCTAGGAATCAAGTTATGCTTTAAGATGCACAATGAAATTGTCAATATTTTTGTCACACGAGCACTCCACCACATAAAGTTCAACATACAATTAGTCATTTACAAAAGACAATATATACATTAAACAGTAGCAGTAAATTGCACTCTATTTTGTTCAAACTAAATTCagatttcaacttgtttccccTTACCTGTATCGATGCAAAAGTTAATGCAGCCCAAATGACATACATCATTATCTCCTTTAACTTCTTCACAACCAGAGCTTCACAAccctaaaacaacaacaacaacaaaacaggcaagttcaaataaaatgaagggatctaaaccacaacaaacagaCAGTTGTCGTGCGCGTGTGGACCTCTTGGTAGAGGTCTGCCGGTCTGGCCAGGGTGCCGGTGCAGTTGCTGATGTTGGGCTGGCAGCAGCTGATGGGAACGCTGTTGTTTTTGGACTCTTTGAACCAGTGAGTGTTCCTCCAGTCCGAGTAGTTGTGGATACCGCAGCAGTGCAGCTAAATCAACAGAGGAAATATTTACACAGGTCAGTAATGCAGTTAAGAAGTGCTAAGTATAAGTTCATAGATGATGTTGTGGATAATGAAGTGACCTACGAAACCTTGtggaagtaccgtaatttctggcctataaggcgcgactttttttccccccccacacgctttcaaccctgcggtttatgcggtgatgcagctaatttgtgcatttttttttttttcaaatggccgcaagggggcactcgagcggaaaaggtaacagtGAGACCGGTGCaattatatgtgccgaggaagtgacttttccgGTCCAGCCCTATAAGCGCTGctctagcatgttactgccgtgtctcagtgattcttaccagcatgttctttttttaaccggcactgttagcgctagcgttagcatatgtatgtaccagatggtatttcctttacaaatgtactgggtaaggcttataaccaggtgtgctctgtaaaatgggaattatggtatgttgctaaccaaaacaccACCATCTGAGGTACATCGTAGGCTCTTCAGATAATTTCAATTGCATCATCTTGTAGATTTTGAGATGCTTTCGCTTCACAATAGTGAAAGCGGCCATAATATTATTCCAGGGAAATACGAGCCAGTTTcatcttcagttttttttttttttttttttaaatcataattgGCATTTCATATTCTGTTAAAACTTCAGTTACAAATGGCACATTGACAAATTTTGTAAATACTGAGGAGTGGTCCCCTGTCCCCACCCCGCAGTTTGCAATTTCTAAATCCAACTATTGGAAatatttcttctctttttctgGTAATTCCTCAAAAGTCCCACAGAAATAATCTGACAGCACTGAAACTATTGTACTACCATCTCAATACGTCAGGTTGTTCGTGAAGGAAACAGAGAATGTACATAAGCACTTCTGGTgctctttttattttctaaataaaatcatcaaaaagCTCTTTGTTTTTAAGGATAATGTGAAGTGAGTTTGAAATGATCTTGAAGTATTTTGGTATGTTAGTTTATGGTACATTAATTAAAACTATTATTACAGGCAATTCTAAACAGCTTGGGTTCTGTCCCTATCCACCTGTGAATACTGGGGGTTTATTCTCATCAACATTTGTGTTTATAGAATTGAACGCCTCCCTACAACAGATGCATAGTATTAACTCTTGAGTACAATACATACAGGAGAAAAAGGGAGATTGAAATACCATTTTTCCACTGAGACTGTGACAAGAGAGAATGATGAGTACTTGTAATATTTTCCCCCCTCACCTGCCTCTGCACATAATCGATAGCACGACTAGGAGCATCCGTGTTGGTGCCATTGTACTCATTGTAAACCTTTTGAATGGAGTGGTTCACCTCGTCTTCCacctggggaaaaaagtaattatCAATGTGTCAGCCCGTCAGGATCTCATCACGTTTGAGAAACATTATCGTGGAAGGACATTTAcggattttcactttttgcagcaGTTTGGGGAACTTAATCCATCTATAAAGCATCTTACTTTTGCTCTGTAGATATAGcccagcaccaccaccacacactcTGTTACAAAGACCAGGagcaagatggcagcaaactgaacggaggaaaaaaagttcagcAATAATCACAGCAATTGCCCTCTTAACCGACATGGCGGACGGGAGCGCACTCACGGTGGCCAGGCCGCAGGAGCTCTCACGTATGGTGGCGCAACAGCCGATCAGGCCAATGACGAAGAGGACCGTGCCCACGGCGATGATGACGATGGCCGGGATTAGCGTGTACACGTCCTCGAAGAAGTGGTCGTAGTCATCGTAGGTGATGAACACGTAGGCGCCGATGTAGCACAAAATGCCCGCCGCCGCCTTCACAAAAAATATAGAGTGACGTTTAGTTCAACGTACTCTCACTCATTACAGTAGACTAGATAACCTATATTACACATTCCAGTTGTACCTTGACCTAATGATTGGAGATTCGAGTCATCGCATGATTGCTTTTATGTCTTGAGTTGCAAGCAAACATTTGAGTTATGAGTGCTAGAAATAGCAGCGTGGCACATACTAAGCAGTTgcttgccactcccagttgaagtttattgGAAAAAACAGGGAGACACATTTTGcgtatttaacaaaaaacacTAACTTTCTTACAAAATCTTAAAGCTCAGTACTAACACACAACTTCAAATACCATAGAGACCAATGAATGTAGCATCAATAAACAGTTATTAAAAACCTTTCAACAGCAAttcttaatccatccatccatccattttcttccccccttatcctcatgagggtcgtggagagtgctggagcctatcccagctgtcaacaggcaggaggtggggtacacactgaactggttgccagccaatcgcagggcacataaagactaacagtcccactcacgcgcacacctaggggcaatttagagtttccaattaatgttgcatgtttctggaatgtgagaggaaactggagtgcccagtggaaacccacgcaggcgcggggagaacatgcaaactccacacagacgggcccgggcttgaacctgggacctcagaactatgaggccaacgctttgccagctgatccaccatgccgccccaatTCCTTATCTTTTGTggaaaatgactaatattattacaatttatttctgactatttttctgtttcattatcaAATCTACGTATAGTATCTCAGTATGTCTTATACTGCCTCCCGGTGCTCAAGGCGTATACATCAAAATTAGCATGAAATGACAATTGCAAATTGTTgactttatttgtattattaacccatccatgggcagggtggcaattttttgccttattgagataaaagtctcttaacaggccacaatcaaggaaataatgctttttcatttatggttaagttatatgataattttactcatttataatctcatcccaaaaatgggacgctgcctgtgagagggtacttgggttttcttagtagattaTCACAAAAAACAGAATTAGAATcacattaaaacacttaaatattttgatatactgaaggatataatttgtgaaaatcatgatgtcccccGCTGCCcacaaatgcatgtttttaaaaagtgtcacactgtaaaaatgcaaatttcgttgttaaaaaaaaaaatccaaaatttgttggtggtggtggttttgGGAGCGTTGGGatgttttattgtcatttccattcattttaatgcaaaaaGGTGGTTTGACATAAAAgagttttgagttacaagtgtgGTCACCGATTGAAGtcaactcataagtcaaggaTTGGTGATACAGTTGAATGATCAAAACCTATCTGTACAAATACGATCTAGTAGAAATCATTCATTGTCAGAATGTTAGAAATAAATTGATagaaatgttatatatataatagcaaAGAAATGTTATACATATAGGATATATACAAAACAGTATATTAGCATTAATATATCAGAACAGAAAAAATATACCGAAACCTCATATGTCTAAAATTGGTTAGTATGATATTTTTTCAATCAATACTAATGGGCAATCCCCACCTGGGGATGTTATTTTTACACATAAATGTCCCAActtaagtgttgaaaatggcttgTTCTCTTTGGCGATGCAATGTCactggttaaataaaaaaaaatctttcctgaAAAGTGATGTTCGGGAGATGTGAGGTTCTCCCTATGCCAGttatgataaaataaataagcatTCCTCACATCAACAAATCTGACATTTATAGTGTTGATTATATATTATAAGGCATTATTCATATGAATCCTGTTCCATTACATTCAAACGTCAACGACATCTCAAGTTACGAACGCTGCGTAGCCCAAGAATACTTACTATTATCCCTTTAAAACATACGGTTAAATAAACTCTGCGGTCCTTGAGCTGAGTATTGTTCATATTTTAAAGGTAGTCTGGATTTAAATTCCCGTGGATGCCCTTATGGGATGTAGCATCGTGCTAGCTTGAACAGCAAAGCATCCTAAGCAGGTGCTGCGGACGTCACCGCGGTACTGAATGAAGCCAAATTCACTTTGTCGatattaggtttttttttattacgatACAGTTTATTTCGCTTAATAATAACCCAAAATGCGGCTGGTCCACAAAGGAAATGTGAGAACGCACATCTCTGTCGCATTGCGCTAGCATGCTAATAACATCGGCTGCTACACCGTCAAGCTTGATGCCGCACCGCCAGTCAACAATGCTCATATTTACTTACCCAAAAAATAAGATTAAGAAAAACCAGGACAGTTTTGGATGACGTAATCCCGCATTGGCCCATCGTTCACGCAAgacaaatattaatataatataaatagatGTCTCCGCGTGCtgagacggggaaaaaaaacgctgcACCTGCTGCCCTTTTTTTCCTTATGTTATGATAAGAAAATGGCTTCGATGTCCCCGCCCCACAGTGCAGATTCTCAAGGGATGGACCAATGAAAACGTGGCAGGGGTGAGAAACAATGGTCACGTGGTGAGTGATGTCACACCAAAACTCACAAGCCATTGTTAGTGCTGTAGTTAGAATATTCAATGGTACATTGACAAAGATGCTTGAATGATAATATGATtgaatcaattttgtgaaaaaaaaaatagtaattgtaATGTGAAATTTAATGGATCATTATGGCGAAGTTATTGGGGATCTCCccaacattatttatttattaatttacgaCATAAATCCTACAaatcattgattaaaaatagaaagaatataaaaatatgcaaaattttGTGAAGGTAGTTAGTGTAatcataatatttatttattcatttgttcatttctttctttctttgaaatTAAAGtgttatttgtgtattttattaagATATCCCAAATATGTTTCTTTAATGTCTCATTGCATTGTCAGACCTGTAAGTATGACACAAATCCTTCATTAAAAATagagaaatgtgaaataaatgttaatttatcGGTTCTATTTACCCCcaatgtatattttaattttctaaattaacttcaatccatccattactTTTTCTTGCACTTATCCAGGTTCGGAGAAGCCCAGATTTCCCTCCCCCCAGTTATTTTGTTCAGCTCTTCCTGGAGGTTCTTCCACTTGTAGTGACGATCTTGtttttcaaagaatttactatccttttatgccattttttaactttttatagGTCTCGTGTAACGTGtcacattattgttttgttatACATCATTTGCTcgtaaaaaatgtatgtatcaaaaaaaaaatcataataattgaggaaatgtgaattgttgttgtctgtctccaggtatcctgcgtttggctggcaaccacttccgatgacagctgagatcggctccagcactcctgcaaccctcgtgaggataagcggttcagaaaatgggtggatgcatGGATGAGCTTACTGTAACTCGCTTTAAAACCCCACAATCAAATCCAAAAAAAGTGGTGTAATGTGTTTGGTCAGAAGGTGGTAGTATATCACCACAAGCACTAGACTGGTCCTTAAATCATTGAACGTTCAGTTTTTTTATAATATGATAAGAAACCCCCAACATCATCATAGCTAATACATATTTAACAATTATCAGATGTAACCCTTTTTTCAGATGCACAGGCTGACTAAAATGTTCACTCACGCAGTAACTTggcagaggattttttttttttttttttaactgggacATTAGCACCCTTTGCTTGCTCCATCATTGATGTGTCACACTATTACCGGCAGCACTTTAACTGAGTTAAAAGTTTCTGGATCGGTGTCATCATTTGGAAATATGTTGATAAAATAACGTTCAAATGTGTAGCCCAGTTAGCATGAGCGCTTCAAATTTGAATGATCTTTCCTAGCGCACTGAGTAGAAAGTGTTGTCTGTCCCCTTGAATAGCAGAACGAAACACAAGCTGACCCAGTTTTGCAAGCTTAGCATCTTAGTATTCGGACGCTTTTTGGAACTAACAACTACCAATTTGTTCTATGGAATTATTGTAAAACCTTGAGACTCCCCACTTCGATGCTTTCAGAACACAGATGTTGATGCTGATTTGAGCCTCACCATGTAGTGATTTGTGTGCATGTCccaaataaacaacaaagaaaGTTGACTCTACGAAGAAAACCAGTTGGAGTGCGTCCGCACTCTTCTGCAGTGGAGAGAAACTGAGCAATTATCCCTCAGGTGCAGGACTCCTGACTACAGCCTAGAATAGAAACAGAGCTTTCCTACAGTATGAAGGCTCAAAAGCGCTTTACAAGAAAGGTATTTTAGAAGCTCAAGTCGTGCCAACTACAATTTAGGCGTTAGGACAATGTGGCTTGAAATTGGAGTCCCTCGGAGTGGATCTTTTTAGTAGTTGCACTACTCTGAAGTGGCTTGATGGATAATCATTATCTTTGTTGGAATTGTGTTGTTTATGTTCAGAAATCCAGTATGTCTATGGATTGGTCAAAATCTTTTCGAATTTAAAAAGAAGATTTTGCAGAGGTGTGAGCAGGTCAGTGATTACAATCGGTCTCAATTATCTTTCTTCAAAGTCCCAAGTCAAGTCATAAACCTAAAACTTTGAACTCAaagtcaatttcaaattatgaCTTGACTCAGGCTTGGCTGTCTCTACTTGGGAATTGACTCAGGACTTACCTGACTTGACTTGGGACTTGACCTGGGACGAGAGGGTAAAGACTTGAAACTGAGTTGTGACTTAGAAGGGAATGACTTGGTCCCACCTATGTAATTATGTTAAAAAATGCTAtctatttcatccatccatccattttcttttgccgcctaacccagctgtcaatgggcaggagatgAACtgtctgccagccaatcacaggacacacggaggcaaacaaccgcactcacaatcacacctaggggcaatttagagtgtccaattaatgttgcacgtctttgggatgtgggaggaaaccgaagtgcctggaggaaacccacgcaggcgcggggagaacatgcaaattccacacagggaggtctgggacctcagaactgtgacgtcgacgctttaccagcgtaACCACTGTGTAGGTatctatttctattttaaatacattttgtgggTTCTCCACTAGTTTTTGATGTTTATAATTTCTAATGTCAAGAAGTACATACAGTTGCTCATTTTGTGTTCTgtaatcaaaatgaaaatggaaatggcaatttcatttttcaaattttttttgtctgtttatatTTCTTCTAGAAATATGATTGTACTGATCATTGCGACCTTTATGGTCATGTTAAGAGTGCtat
The DNA window shown above is from Syngnathoides biaculeatus isolate LvHL_M chromosome 3, ASM1980259v1, whole genome shotgun sequence and carries:
- the tspan3b gene encoding tetraspanin-3b gives rise to the protein MGQCGITSSKTVLVFLNLIFWAAAGILCYIGAYVFITYDDYDHFFEDVYTLIPAIVIIAVGTVLFVIGLIGCCATIRESSCGLATFAAILLLVFVTECVVVVLGYIYRAKVEDEVNHSIQKVYNEYNGTNTDAPSRAIDYVQRQLHCCGIHNYSDWRNTHWFKESKNNSVPISCCQPNISNCTGTLARPADLYQEGCEALVVKKLKEIMMYVIWAALTFASIQMLGMLCACVVLCRRSHDPAYELLVTTNSYA